The sequence ACCCGGAGGGCAAGTACGGGCTGACCTCCACCAACATCAGCGTGGGTAACGTGGCGCCGACCGTCACGGTCACCACGCCGTCGAACGGGGCCTTCTTCACCTGGGGCGAGGGGGTGCCGTTCACCGTCACCACCAGTGATCCCGAGGACGGGGCGGCGACGGTGTGCTCCCGGGTCTCGTGGACGTTCGGGCTGGGTCACGACCGGCACGCCCATCCGTTGAGCCAGGGCACGGGTTGCACGTTCACCATCCCCACGCCGGCCGACGCGCAGGAGCACGGGGTCACGGAGAACATCTTCGGCGTGGTGGTCATCCGCTACACCGACGCCGGGGCGAACGGGGTGCCGGCCGCGACCGGTGAGGTCTCGATGATCCTCAACCCCCGCGTGCAGCAGGCGGAATGGGCTGACGAACAGCAGGGCGTCGAGATCGTGGACGACGCGGGCGCCGGTGGGCTGCGGAAGGTCACCTCGCTCGACGCGGGCGACCATCTGGGCTGGGACCCGGTGAACCTGGCCGGGGTCAACTCGATCGCGGTGGCCTCGTCCGGATCCGGGACGCTGTCTTTCCGCTGGGGTACCCCCGACGCGACACCGTTCGCGAAGGTCACGGTGAACAGCGAGGAGATCGCCGAGAAGTCGGTCGGACTGGGAAGCAATACGCCGGAAGGGACGGGGAAACTCTACGTGACCTCGTCCGGTGGTGTGGTGCTGGACCAGCTGACCTTCTCCCCGGAGGAAGGGCCGGCCGACTCCACCCCACCGGAGGTGACCGTCACCGGGGTCCAGGCCGGTGCGTCCGTCGGTGACTCGAAAACCCTGACCCCGGTCTGGAAGGCGACCGACGACGGAGGCGTCGACACCGTCACCGGCACCCTGGACGGGGCAGCGATCAGCTCGGGGGACGAGATCGAGCTCTGGTCACTGGCCCTGGGTAAGCACACGCTGAGTGTGAAGGCCACGGACCAGGCCGGGAACACGGTGACGAAGACCGTGGAGTTCACCACGGTGACCTCGTTCGCGGACGTCAAGGCCCTGATCACCGCCTTCCGCAAGGACGGCAAGGTGACCAAGGCCGGGGCGGTGTTGCTCCAGGCCGAGCTGGAGACGGCCCGGCAGCTGGCCGTGGGGAAGAAGACGGTCAAGGCGGTGGCGGCGCTGAAGATCTTCGACGCCACGCTGACCAGGACCGTGGTGAAGGACGCGGACGCCCGCAAGACCCTGAAGCGTGACGCGGCCGATCTGATCAAGCAGGTGCAGAAGAAGTAATCGCCGGTGCCCGGGCCCTCTCAGAGGGCCCGGGCATCTCGACGTGGGAGGCCAGATGGCACGACCGATCACTCTTTTCACCGGCCAGTGGGCCGATCTGCCGTTCGGGGAAGTCTGCCGGCTGGCCTCCGGCTGGGGATACGACGGGCTGGAGATCGCCTGCTGGGGCGACCATCTCGATGTCGTGCGGGCGGTTGAGGACGACGCCTACCTCCAGGACCGGCAGGACGTCCTGGCCAGGTACGGCCTGAAGGTCTGGGCGATCTCCAACCACCTGACCGGCCAGGCGGTCTGTGACGACCCGATCGACACCCGGCACCGTGGCATCCTCACCGACCGGGTCTGGGGTGACGGATCACCCGAGGGGGTGCGCCGAAGGGCGGCCGAGGAGATGACATACACGGCGAGGGCGGCGAGCCGGCTCGGCGTCGACACCGTGGTCGGCTTCACCGGCTCGGCCATCTGGAAGTACGTGGCGATGTTCCCGCCGGTCTCCCAGGAGCTGATCGACGCCGGGTACCAGGACTTCGCCGATCGCTGGAACCCGATCCTCGACGTCTTCGACGAGGTTGGGGTGCGGTTCGCCCACGAGGTGCACCCGTCCGAGATCGCTTATGACTACTGGACGGCCCGGCGTGCGCTGGAAGCGATCGGTCACCGGCCGGCGTTCGGGCTGAACTGGGACCCGAGCCATTTCGTCTGGCAGGACCTCGACCCGGTGGGATTCCTGTGGGACTTCCAGGACCGGATCTACCACGTGGACTGCAAGGACGCCAAGCGTCAGGTCGGCAACGGCCGCAACGGGCGGTTGGGGTCGCACCTGGCCTGGGCCGATCCGCGCCGGGGCTGGGACTTCGTCTCCACCGGCCACGGAGACGTGCCGTGGGAGGCCTGTTTCCGCATGCTCAACGCGATCGGTTATCAGGGGCCGATCTCGGTGGAGTGGGAGGACGCGGGGATGGACCGGCTGGTCGGGGCCCCGCAGGCCCTGGACTTCGTCCGTACGCAGTTGTTCGACCCGCCGGCGACGTCTTTCGATGCGGCGTTCAGCAGCCGGTAGTTCAGCTCTGGGCGGTCGGGCGCACGACGATCTCGTTGACGTCGATGTCGGCCGGCTGCTCGATGGCGAAGGCGATGGCCCGGGCGATCGCGTCCGGGCCCATCGCCACCCGCTCCACCTGTTCCCGCATCTGGGGGGAGGCGCCGTCGACGAACTCGGTCCGGGTCATGCCGGGGGAGACCGCCGTGACCCGGATGCTGTCGCCCATCTCCTGCCGCAGCCCCTCGGCGATCGTGCGCACGGCGTTCTTCACCCCGGCGTAAACCACCTGACCGGGCACGATCCGCAGACCGGAGGTCGAGACGGTCTGCACGAAGTGCCCGCTGCCCTGCTCCCGGAACAGCGGCAGGGCCGCGCTGATGCCGTACAGCACGCCGCGGAGGTTGACGTCGATCATGGCGTCGATCTCGGCCGTGCTGAGGGTCTCGAAACTGCGCACGGTGGCCACCCCCGCATTACTGACCAGCACGTCCAGGCGCCCGAACCGCTCTTTCGCCGTGCGGACCAGCTTCTGGGCGTCCTCCCAACTGGTGACGTCCGTGGTCACCCAGTCCGCGCGTCCACCATGGGATCGGATCTTGTCGGTCAGGGCCTGGAGACGATCGGCCCGCCGCGCGGTGAGCAGCACGGTGGCGCCGCGGGCGGCGAGCAGTTCGGCGGTGGCCTCACCGATGCCGCTGCTGGCGCCGGTGATGGCGATGACCTTGGACATGGTTTCTCCCGGAGCTAAGTGGACAAGTGTCCGCTTGGCTGACGATAAACGGACGCGTGTCCGCTTGCAAGTGCCGCGCTCGGTAGGGTGGGTGGCATGGCTCCCACGGTGCGCAGGGCGGATGCCGAGCAGAACCGCGCCCGTCTGCTCGAGGTGGCCCGCGCGGCGCTGACGCGTTCCAGCGACGCCACGCTGAACTCGATCGCCAAGGAGGCCGGCGTCGGGCAGGGCACGCTGTACCGCCATTTCCCGACCCGGGAGGCCCTGCTGGTCGAGGTCTACCGGGTCGACCTGCGGGATCTGCTGGACGCGGCTCCCGGGCTGCTGGAGGGGAATCCTCCGGACATCGCGCTGCGGCTGTGGCTGGAGCGGCTGGCCGCCTACGGGCGCATCAAGCACGGGGCGGCGGCCGCGGTGCGGGCGGCGACGCGGGCCGATCTGTCGGCGGAGTACTACGCCGAGACGGTCGGGGTGATCGGCACGCTGCTGGCGGCCGGGCAGGCGGCGGGACTGCTGCGACCGGACGTGGATGCCGAGGAGGTGCTGCTGCTGGTCGGTTTTCTCTGGCGCGTGCCGAACGAGGACTGGGAGCGGCGCACGGCGCACCTGCTGGATCTGGTGCTCGACGGGCTCCGGCGGCGCCCGGTGGCCTGAACACCGGTTCGGGTTTGACAAGATGATGGGGTGCGTAACCCGATGCGGATGATGGCCGCGACCACCCTCATCAGTGAGGCGCTGGTGATGTTCTTCGCCGGTCTGGTGGCGAAGGACCTCTCCTCCCTGTCCACCGGCACCGCGCTGGGCATCACCTGTGGCCTGGCCGTGGTCTGCTTCGTGACCGCCGGACTGCTGCGCAGCCGCGCCGGGTACGTGATCGGGTCGGTGTTGCAGCTGGCGATCTTCGCCGTCGGCATCTGGGTACACACCATGCTGTTCCTCGGCGTGCTCTTCGGGGCGCTGTGGATCGCGTCACTCGTCATCGGGTCCCGGCTGGAGCGTGAGGGGGCCGAGCGATGGGCCCTGCACGAGGCCGAGCAGGCGAAACAGGAGCGCGACGGGGAATTCACCGAGCCCGCCTGAGCCTCACCGCCCACCGGCACGCCCGGGCCGCCCGGAGATTCACGTCGATCGGCCCGGGACAGCCCGGGAAACCTGGGTTAGCGTCCTGGCCATGCGCATCGTGATCGCCGGAGGGCACGGGAAGATCGCTCTGATCCTGGGGCGGATGCTCCACGACCGCGGGGACGATGTGGTCGGCATCATCCGTAACCCGGCTCACGTGGACGACCTGCGCGGGATCGGGGTCACCCCCGCCGTGCTGGATCTGGAGACCGCGGACGTCGAGGCCGTGACCCGGCTTCTGGCCGGTGCCGACGCCACCGTTTTCGCGGCCGGGGCCGGCCCGGGAAGCGGCGCCGCGCGTAAGGACTCGGTCGACCGGGCTTCGTCCGTGCTGCTGGCCGAAGCCGCCGAGAAGGCCGGTGTGCCACGGTTCGTGCAGGTTTCGAGCATCGGCGCCGACTCGGTCGCCGACGGTGCCCGGCCCGACGGCGTCGACGACGTCTTCCACGCCTATCTGCTGGCCAAGCTCGCTGCCGAGGACGATCTACGCACGCGCGATCTGGGCTGGACCATCCTGCGCCCCGGTGCGCTCATCGACGGGCCGGGTACCGGTCAGGTGCGGCTGGCACCGAGCGTGAACCGGGGCTCGGTACCCCGGGCCGACGTGGCCGCGGTGATCGTGGCGCTGCTCGACGCGCCCGGAACCGCGAAAAAGGTGCTGGAGCTGGTCGGCGGCAACACCGAGATCGCGGCAGCGATCCGCCGGGCCTGAGTTTCGGGTCGGCCTGAGTTTCGGGTCGGCCTGAGTTTCGGGGGGTCTCAGGCCGCCGGCGTGGGGTCGTGCTGCTCGGCGTGTTCAGGGGCGCGGCGGGGCATCGGGATCACCCGCGACCCGGACTGTTCCTCGTCCACCGGTGGACGTTCCTTGCCCTCGTCGCGCAGGTGTGGACGCACGATGGCCAGCAGGGTGGGCCGGTGGGTGTTCTCGATGGCCGCGGACAGGACTGATGTCAGCACGGTGGACAGCGGGGGTCGTTCCATGACTCCTCCAGCAAATGGTTCGGTGACAGTATGCAACCGCAATGTCACTTCATTGATTCCATCGCTTGGTGTCAGTGGAGTCTTGAGGCCTTCAGGGTGACCTTCGCGCATCCGGGGCACCGGCCATCGATCGGTGTTCGTTAGGCTCTGCTGCGCCCGTGTCAACATCATCGAGAGGGACAATGACCATGGCCTCGGAGCGGACGCTCGTTCTTGTCAAGCCGGACGGCGTGCGCCACCGCCAGATCGGCGAGGTGCTGCGCCGTATCGAGGCGAAGGGGTATGACGTCGTCGCCCTGAACCTGCTGGTGCCCACCGCCGAACTGCTCGAGAAGCACTACGAGGAGCACGTCGGCAAGTCCTTCTACAACAACCTGGTCGAGTTCATGATGTCCGGCCCCGTGGTGGCCGCCGTCGCCGAGGGCGAGCAGGTCATCGCGGCCTTCCGCTCGCTGGCCGGCGCGACCGACCCGATCAAGGCCGCCCCGGGCTCGATCCGTGGCGACCTGGCCCGCGACTGGGGCACGGCCGTGCAGCAGAACGTCGTGCACGGCTCGGACTCGCCGGAGTCGGCCGAGCGCGAGATCGGGCTCTGGTTCCCGGGTCTGTGAGGACTCGTTAGCCGTCGCTCCATCCGGAGGGCGTTGCCGGGCTCGTCTGCGGACGAAGTGGCCCGGTGGCGTCCTCCGCCCATTTTGTCGGTGGGTGGCACTAGTTTCGCCGCGTGGTCGAAATAGTGGTGTCCGTCCGGGAAAAGCGGGAAGTGGTCTGAATCGTGCAGGCGCTGGCGACATACTCCTACCGGGGTCCCTCCGAGCTCACCGGTCTGTCCGGCCTGCGATTGCAGACCAGTGGCGGGCCGGCGGCCAACCCGCGGTTCTTCAGCGGTGACGTGACCGTTCCGGGGGCGGCCGCGGCGGGTCTCCTGGTGGTCTCCGCGGTGGCCGCGGCCGACTTCCGGCGCACCCGGACGCAGATGATGCTCGACCCGGTGGTGACCGCCGAGGAGAGCAAGCTCCGCTTCGAGGCGTTCTCCGGGTGCACCGGTGTGCACGTGCGGCTCGACCTGCTGCCCGAGGCACTCGACGGCGACGGGTTCCTGCGGCACGGCACCACGAACATCGACATCAACGCACCTCTGCGCCGGGCGCTCGCCCGGGTGCGGGACGGTCGCCTGCACCTGGACGTCGGTCCCGACGATGTCGCGGTCACCACGGCCACCGAGCGAGTGGTGGAGCGGAAGGTGCCGCTGCCGGCCTCCTGGCTGCGTGGTTTCACCGAGACCCAGGTCATCGCCTCCGGGTTCGACGTGCGGGCCGAGGTCGACCGGCTCTCCGCCGCGGCCTTCCTGGCCCGGCTGCCGGGCAAGGCCACCCGCGACACGCTCTGGGTGGTGCCCGCCGGCCGCGGGCTGCGGCTGACGGCCCGGCCGGTGGCAGGGGCCGTCGGGCTCGGTGGGGCGCAGCGGCTGAGCCTGCTCACCCCCTTCCTGCGGCACGCGAAAACGCTGCGGGTGTACGGCGCCGCTCCTGGTTCCGGGCCGTCGCAGGCCACGGGCAGCTGGGAGCTCTCCGGTCCCGGCCTGCGGCTCACCCTCACTCTTTCCCCGCAGGCCTCCAGGGGTTTCGCCGGTGAGGGGGCCGGGCTGATCCATCTGTCCGGGTCGCAGGCCGAGGCCGACGCCGATCTGGTGAGCACCCTGCTGGCCTGGGACACCGCGATCGACGTGGCCGGCCTCGCGCAGTCGTCGGGCCTGACCACCGAGCGGGTCCGGGCGGCGCTCACCGTGCTCGCCACCGCCGGCCGGGTCGGCTACGACGTGGCCGAGGCCGCCTATTTCCACCGCTCGCTGCCCCAGGGCCCGGGCGTCGAGCAGCTGAATCCCCGCCTGCGCCGGGCCCGCTGGCTGGTGGCCGAGGGCGCTGTGACCGTGACCGACCGGGGCACAGAGGTACTCGGCTCCCAGGGGCGGGTGCATCTGGTGCGCACGGCCGGCGCGACGGCGAGCTGTACCTGTACCTGGTGGGAGGAACATCGCGGCGACCGCGGTCCGTGCGCGCACGTGCTGGCGGCCGGGCTGCTCTCGGGCGCCGTGCCGGACGAGGCCGGCGCCGGTGTTGCGGGTGTTGCGGGTGTCGCGGGTCAGGAGGCGATGGCGTGAGCGCCGACTGGGAGGTCCTGCGCGGTCATCTGGCTGGGTACCGGGTGGAGCAGGTCGAGCAGTTCGTCACCGGCCTCGACCCGCAGTCGCGGGCGGCCCTGAGTAAGCATCTGACCACGTACGTCCGCTCCGGGTCGCCGGAGTTCGCGTGGTCGTCGGGGCGCGCGGAGAACTGCCGGCTGCCGTCGGTGGCGGTGGCGGCGGTGGGCCTGCTGCCCTCGTCCGCCGCCGTCGCCACGATGCTGGGCCGGGCCGACCTGCGGTGGGACTGGCACCTGCTGCCGGTGAGCCGGATGGTCGCCGTCGCGGCCGCCCGGGGCGCCGACTGGCTTCCCGACCTGGCGGCCCGGATGGCCACGAAGCTGCCGCGCGATCCGGACGACGGTGCCTGGCGCGGGGTTGCCGACCTGGTCGCCGCCACTGGTGCCCCGGTGCCCGACGGCGACACCTTCCTCCTCGGCTGGGCCGCCTGGCTGCGCGAGCCGACCGTCTTCAGGGAATGGCCCCCGGCCGAGGGCGAGCGCGTCACCCTGACCGTCCGGCGCCTGCTCGACGGCCCGTTCCTGACGGCGTTGCTGCCCCGGGTCTTCGAGGTCAACGGCTTGGGGCTGATGCTCGGCACACCCGAGGTCGCGGTCGCCCCGTCGCTGGTGGCCCTGGTGAACGCCGGGCGCATCGACCGGGCCGAGGTGCTCGACGGCTGCCTGGCCCGCCAGTACCAGCCCGATCGTCCGGGTGCCCTGCGGTTCTTCACCGGTCTGCACGACCTGCTCGCACCGACGGAGAAAGAACTGGCCGAGCGGGCGCAGGACTACGCCGACCTGGCCGCCTCCGCCCCGTCCCCGGTCGCGGCGTTCGCCCTGCGTCACCTGCGCACGCTGCTCGACGCCGGGCTCCTCGAGACCGACCTGCTGCTGGGGGTGGCGCCCACGGTGCTGGAGCGGCCCGAGAAGGGCAACGTGCGAGCCCTGATCACGCTGCTCGACCGGGCGGTGAGCGAGAGTCCCGGGCGCGCGGGTGACATCGTCACCGTGCTCGCGGGCTGCTTCTCCTCACCGGTCTACGACGTGGCCGAGAAGGCGCTGGCGGTGGTGCTACGCCGGGCCCGGCGGCTGAGCGACGCCGACCGCGAGACGATCGCGGATCAGGTTGCCCTCCTGCCGGCCGACCTGCGGGAGAAGGCACAGGCCGCCGGGCTGGGCGGTCCGGAGCTCGCCGCCGTGCCGGCCCCGCAGGAGGCGCCGCTTCTTCCGTGCGTCGACGAGCCCGAACCCTGGCTCACCCCGATCGCCGACCTGGCCGACCTGAAGACCGCTCTGGAGGGGAAGCTCGGGTTGTCCGGATGGACCGGCCGGGAACACGTCATGGCGGCGGTGGTTTCACTCAGCGCCGACCGTCCCGACGAGGTGCGCGAACTGCAGCGGGTGCTCTGGTCGCTGGCCAACGGGGTGCACGGGTTCGGGGGCAAGCACGGTTACTGGGCAGCCGGATGGAACCACGGGCAGGCCCATTTCCTCGAGGCGGAGCAGTGGCCGTACGACCCTCTGATGCTGTCGCTCTCGGAGCGGGTGCACCGGGTGGAGAAGTTCGTGACGGCCCGCGACGCACTACTGGCGGGCCGGCCGACCCCGCACCTGCAGACCTGGTCCGACTACCCGCACCACGTGGTGCTGCTGCGCATGGCCGAGGCCGGCCTCGGCCTGGCCGGGCAACTGCCCGATTTCGACGGTCCGGTGCCGCCCCTGCTGCTGGCCACTCCCACCGACCGGTCCGGGCGGATCCAGGCGCAGACCCTGTTGTCACGTCTGCGGCGGGCCGAGTCCGAGGGCTGGCAGCCGTGGCCACTCGACCTGGAGCAGGCTCTGCTGAGGCTGCCCCGGAACACCGAGCCGAAGGTGCGAGAAGCCGCGGCCGACTTGACGTCTGCGGCCGGCCGGCGGTTCGCGCAGTGGCTCGGGGCCGGTGGGCTACCGGCTCCCGTCCAGCGTCTGCGCGGGGGGCTGCGCGCCCGGGAGGGCACCTACCGGGCCGACGAGAAGCGGCCCGGCGGGGTGCGGGTCGTGGACATCGAACCCGGTGGCGAACCTCGATCCGGGCTGCACCGCGGGCTCTTCCACATCGATCACAACGAACCCCCGTTCACCCGCCACTGGATGGGCTCGCAACCTCCGGCCGACGTCTTCCCCGACCACCGCGAGGTGATCTCCGCCTGGGCGCTCACCGACATCGACCCGGTGCGCGAGGGTCAAGCGATCGACTGTCTGCCGTCGGGGCACGACTCCGGCGGGCCGATCGGCCCGGCGACCACCCTGCTGATCGCCTACCACCTGGGCTCCGACAGTGCGACGGGGCGCACGGCCGGGGTCGATGCGGTGCTGGGGCTGGCCGCCTCCGGCCACCTCGACGGCGCGGTGCTGGGCGAGCATCTCGGCGCCCTGATCGCCGACGGCCCGATCATCGGCACCCGGGTCTATCCGGAACTGGCCGAGGCGGCGAGAACCGGTGCCGGTCAGGAGATCTGGCGCGTGATGACCACCATGCTGCCGTACGTGCTGGACAGCCGCCCGGCCGGTGTCCCCGACCTGCTGGCGCTGGCCACCGACCTGGCCGCACGGCATTCCGACGGCAGCAGCATCCCGAAGCTGGACGAGATGGCCGACCGCACCGGATCCGGTAAGGCAGTGCAGCAGGCCCGCCGGCTGCGGACGGCGATCCGGCAACGGGCGGGCATCGGCTGAACGATCGAACGAGCAGGCCGGCTGAGCCACGAAGGTCAGGTGAATCAGGAGATCGTGCGCGGACCGGTCGAGGCGGTCCGGGCCGACCGATGCTCCTGGCTGATCCTGGTTGACCCCGGCTGATCCTGGTTGACCCCGGCTGATCCTGGTTGACCCCGGCTGATCCTGGTTGACCCCGGCTGATTCTGGTTGATCACGGCGAGGTGCCCCGACGTGAACGGTCGGACCGGTCTTCGACGGGCCGGGAACCGGGTCGGAACCGGGTCGGAACCGGGCCGATCCGGGGCCCCGTCGGGCCACTGCGTCGTCCAGGGTCCTTGGTCCCGCCTAAACTGGCGGGATGCGTACGGACACCAGTGCAGTGGAGTCGGTCTTCGACCGGCTCGAATCTCTGCTGCCCTTCGTCTCCAAGCCCATCCAGTACGTGGGCGGCGAGCTCAACTCCACGATCAAGGAGTGGGACTTCGCCGGCCCGTCGACGGTGCGCTGGGCACTCATGTATCCGGACGCGTACGAGGTCGGGCTGCCCAACCAGGGCACGATGATCCTCTACGAAGTCCTGAACGAGCGCCCCGACGCCCTGGCCGAGCGCACCTACGCGGTGTGGCCCGACCTGGAGAAGCTGATGCGCGAGCACCAGGTGCCCCAGTTCACGGTCGACGCGCACCGCCCGGTCGGCGAGTTCGACGTACTCGGCCTGTCGTTCTCCACCGAGCTCGGCTACACCAACATGCTCACGGCGCTCGACCTGGCCGGTATCCCGCTGAGCGCCGCCGAGCGCACGATCGACCACCCGATCGTGCTGGCCGGCGGCCACGCGGCGTTCAACCCCGAGCCGATCGCCGACTTCATCGACGCCGCCGTGCTCGGCGACGGCGAGCAGGCCGTCGGGATCATCACCGACGTCATCCGGGAGTGGAAGCAGGAAGGCTGCCCGGGTGGCCGCGAAGAGGTGCTGTTCCGCCTCTCCGGCACCGGTGGCGTCTACGTGCCGTCCCTCTACGACGTCGACTACCTGCCCGACGGCCGCATCCAGCGGGTCGTGCCGAACCGCGACGGCGTGCCGCGGCGGGTCAGCAAGCACACCGTCATGGACCTCGACGAGTGGCCCTACCCGAAGAAGCCGCTGGTTCCCGTGGCCGAGAGCGTGCACGAGCGGATGAGCGTGGAGATCTTCCGCGGCTGCACCCGGGGCTGCCGGTTCTGCCAGGCCGGGATGATCACCCGCCCGGTGCGTGAGCGCACCATCGAGGGCATCGGCTCCATGGTCGACGCGGGCCTGAAGGCCACCGGCTTCGAGGAGGTGGGTCTGCTCAGCCTGAGCTCGGCCGACCACTCCGAGATCGCCGAGATGACCAAGCAGCTGGCCGACCGCTACGAGGGCACCAACACCGGCCTGTCGCTGCCGAGCACCCGGGTCGACGCGTTCAATATCGACCTCGCCCAGGAGCTCTCCCGGGGCGGTCGCCGTTCCGGCCTGACCTTCGCCCCCGAGGGCGGCAGCGAGCGCATCCGCAAGGTGATCAACAAGATGGTCACCGAAGACGACCTGGTGCGCACGGTCGCCGCCGCCTACGGCGCGGGCTGGCGCCAGGTGAAGCTGTACTTCATGTGCGGTCTGCCCACCGAGACCGACGAAGACGTGCTGCAGATCGCCGAGCTGGCCAAGCGTGTGATCCAGACCGGCCGCGAGGTGTCCGGCTCCAAGGACATCCGCTGCACCGTCAGCATCGGCGGCTTCGTGCCCAAGCCGCACACGCCGTTCCAGTGGGTCGGCCAGACCGCTCCCGAGGTCGTCGACGCCCGGCTGGCCAAGCTCCGCGACGCCATCCGCTCGGACAAGCGCTACGGCAAGGCCATCGGCTTCCGCTACCACGACGGCAAACCCGGTCAGGTCGAGGGACTGCTGTCCCGCGGCGACCGCCGGGTCGGTCAGGTCATCCGCGCGGTCTGGGAAGACGGCGGCCGCTTCGACGGCTGGAGCGAGCACTTCTCCTACGACCGCTGGATGGCCTGCGCCGACAAGGTCCTGGCCGACAACGTGGTGGACGTGAACTGGTACACCACCCGGGAGCGCACGGAGGAGGAGGTCCTGCCCTGGGACCACCTGGACTCCGGCCTGGACAAGGAATGGCTCTGGGAGGACTGGCAGGACTCGCTGTCCGAGGACGAGGTCGAGGACTGCCGCTGGACCCCGTGCTTCGACTGCGGCGTCTGCCCGCAGATGAACACCGAGATCCAGATCGGGCCGACCGGGCGCTCGCTGCTCCCGCTCGCCGTGGTGCCGGGTCAGGGGCCGTCCGGGCCGTCCGGGATCCAGACCCACACGCACACCCACACGCCGATCACCGGGCCGACCGCGCAGCCGGCCGCCGGTCAGGTCACCGCCGCCGGGCCGGTCGCCTGATGGCGCGTCAGCCCGAGGGGCCGCCCCCGCCCCCGGTCGTGCAGAAGCTCCGGCTCCAGTACGCCAAGCGCGGCCGCCTGCGGTTCTCCAGCCACCGCGACTTCCAGCGGGCGCTGGAGCGGGCCGTGCGCCGGGCCTCGATCCCGATGGCCTACTCGGCCGGGTTCCACCCGCACCCGCGCATCTCCTACGCCAACGCCGCGCCCACCGGCACGGCCAGCGAGGCCGAGTACATCGAGATCGCCCTGGCCGCGCGCTGCGACCCGGAGGCGCTGCGCACCGCGCTGGACTCCGCCCTGCCCGACGGGCTGGACATCGTCGACGTGGTCGAGGTGACGGCTCCGGGCGTGCTCGCTGACCGGTTGCAGGCCTCGGTCTGGCAGATCGAGCTGTTCACCGACACGCCCGGGGAAGAGGCCGCGCAGGCGAACGACGCCCGGGTCCGGGACGTGGTCGAACGCTTCCTGGCGGCCGAACGGGTCGAGGTGCAGCGCATGACGAAGAGCGGTATGCGGACGTTTGACGCCCGTGAGGCCGTTCTCCGGATCGAAGTGGAGCCTAGTGTCACATCAAGACCCGGTAACGGTTGTGCGATACTGAGCATGGTCGTGCGGCACAACACACCGGCTGTTCGACCCGACGACGTCCTTTCCGCTTTCCGCGCGGTAGCCGACTTCGCGCCTCCGTCACCTCCCCGAGTGACGCGTCTGGCGCAGGGGCTGCTCGACGAGGCAGACGGATCGGTGACCGACCCACTGGTCCCCGATCGGGACGGCGGCGGCGCCTGACAGGTGCCGCGCCCCAGCCTTGACCGGCTCGGCGCGCATCGGTACGGCGTAAGGCCTTGACTTCCGCCGCGACCGGTTTGGCGCGGCGACCTACACGAGTGCCCCGAGCGGCGCCGAGTCGGTGTGATCGGCGCCCGGGGCGACGGGAGAACGCCCGTGGCGAGCAACGAAGAAACACCCGCGGCGACGGACGGCGAAGCACGCGGCGGTGAGGTGGTCGAAGGACTGACCTCGTCTGCTGCGCGTGTCGCCGTTCCGGACGCCGCAGCCGGCGGCACCAGCACGCCGGCCGGCAGCGCCGACAGCGCCGACGGCGCCGGCAGCACAGCATCGGCCTCAGCTCCGGTACCCGACTCCGGCGCGAGTACCGCGCCGGTCGGCGACCCCACCGCGGCCGACCGCTCCAGCTCAACGAACGACACGAACGAGAAGAAGACCGAGACCCCGGCCGAGGCTCCG is a genomic window of Kineosporia sp. NBRC 101731 containing:
- a CDS encoding sugar phosphate isomerase/epimerase family protein codes for the protein MARPITLFTGQWADLPFGEVCRLASGWGYDGLEIACWGDHLDVVRAVEDDAYLQDRQDVLARYGLKVWAISNHLTGQAVCDDPIDTRHRGILTDRVWGDGSPEGVRRRAAEEMTYTARAASRLGVDTVVGFTGSAIWKYVAMFPPVSQELIDAGYQDFADRWNPILDVFDEVGVRFAHEVHPSEIAYDYWTARRALEAIGHRPAFGLNWDPSHFVWQDLDPVGFLWDFQDRIYHVDCKDAKRQVGNGRNGRLGSHLAWADPRRGWDFVSTGHGDVPWEACFRMLNAIGYQGPISVEWEDAGMDRLVGAPQALDFVRTQLFDPPATSFDAAFSSR
- a CDS encoding SDR family oxidoreductase; protein product: MSKVIAITGASSGIGEATAELLAARGATVLLTARRADRLQALTDKIRSHGGRADWVTTDVTSWEDAQKLVRTAKERFGRLDVLVSNAGVATVRSFETLSTAEIDAMIDVNLRGVLYGISAALPLFREQGSGHFVQTVSTSGLRIVPGQVVYAGVKNAVRTIAEGLRQEMGDSIRVTAVSPGMTRTEFVDGASPQMREQVERVAMGPDAIARAIAFAIEQPADIDVNEIVVRPTAQS
- a CDS encoding TetR/AcrR family transcriptional regulator, which translates into the protein MAPTVRRADAEQNRARLLEVARAALTRSSDATLNSIAKEAGVGQGTLYRHFPTREALLVEVYRVDLRDLLDAAPGLLEGNPPDIALRLWLERLAAYGRIKHGAAAAVRAATRADLSAEYYAETVGVIGTLLAAGQAAGLLRPDVDAEEVLLLVGFLWRVPNEDWERRTAHLLDLVLDGLRRRPVA
- a CDS encoding DUF4233 domain-containing protein, encoding MRNPMRMMAATTLISEALVMFFAGLVAKDLSSLSTGTALGITCGLAVVCFVTAGLLRSRAGYVIGSVLQLAIFAVGIWVHTMLFLGVLFGALWIASLVIGSRLEREGAERWALHEAEQAKQERDGEFTEPA
- a CDS encoding NAD(P)-binding oxidoreductase, encoding MRIVIAGGHGKIALILGRMLHDRGDDVVGIIRNPAHVDDLRGIGVTPAVLDLETADVEAVTRLLAGADATVFAAGAGPGSGAARKDSVDRASSVLLAEAAEKAGVPRFVQVSSIGADSVADGARPDGVDDVFHAYLLAKLAAEDDLRTRDLGWTILRPGALIDGPGTGQVRLAPSVNRGSVPRADVAAVIVALLDAPGTAKKVLELVGGNTEIAAAIRRA
- the ndk gene encoding nucleoside-diphosphate kinase; the encoded protein is MASERTLVLVKPDGVRHRQIGEVLRRIEAKGYDVVALNLLVPTAELLEKHYEEHVGKSFYNNLVEFMMSGPVVAAVAEGEQVIAAFRSLAGATDPIKAAPGSIRGDLARDWGTAVQQNVVHGSDSPESAEREIGLWFPGL
- a CDS encoding SWIM zinc finger family protein produces the protein MQALATYSYRGPSELTGLSGLRLQTSGGPAANPRFFSGDVTVPGAAAAGLLVVSAVAAADFRRTRTQMMLDPVVTAEESKLRFEAFSGCTGVHVRLDLLPEALDGDGFLRHGTTNIDINAPLRRALARVRDGRLHLDVGPDDVAVTTATERVVERKVPLPASWLRGFTETQVIASGFDVRAEVDRLSAAAFLARLPGKATRDTLWVVPAGRGLRLTARPVAGAVGLGGAQRLSLLTPFLRHAKTLRVYGAAPGSGPSQATGSWELSGPGLRLTLTLSPQASRGFAGEGAGLIHLSGSQAEADADLVSTLLAWDTAIDVAGLAQSSGLTTERVRAALTVLATAGRVGYDVAEAAYFHRSLPQGPGVEQLNPRLRRARWLVAEGAVTVTDRGTEVLGSQGRVHLVRTAGATASCTCTWWEEHRGDRGPCAHVLAAGLLSGAVPDEAGAGVAGVAGVAGQEAMA